From Acipenser ruthenus chromosome 23, fAciRut3.2 maternal haplotype, whole genome shotgun sequence, the proteins below share one genomic window:
- the LOC117412995 gene encoding grainyhead-like protein 3 homolog isoform X2: MTKELDLRSMMVLQNDCQRYSYNANEIDAWKSYTENPLPAAAKARMKLSSEDDGVAALSFLYDHYKAPKEQKMPLSSRVGMYESIKRMGGNTPDLMTLESSPHLMKFLAENISASPEVLDHNKRNQPHSASKQDPHHDDFMAPTSEVYDKNILSSIFDSIILPPQQKWTAESTFKETEIELLPCEDLYHEPTAPVYSEPYTQATAGSDFEYLLGSPKTLLGKSGDVPMAYLNKGQFYPITLRATGADKCLNLSSTKVKTVVMAVFENEKNAETQLKCWNHWHSRQPTAKQRVIDIADYKEAFSTVSNIEEVAFNALSFIWKTNDEAKVYIGINCLSTDFSSQKGVKGMPLNLQIDTYDCGTGTNRLIHRAACQMKIFCDKGAERKMRDEERKQSKTKGKGSENSGSKQSVVSPSCCEYTYFKPLDDLVTQPVLFIPEIHYSNMQRCGLVLPAVPEDTDNRAMLKRSSLSFQDQYSPPAKQPKQENPQRVLLYVRTDSEEVFDALMLNTPDLQGLKEAISEKYGLPEDAIRKIYKNCKRGIFVNMDDNIIQHYSNHSAFLMEITEVMGGFHITLREL, encoded by the exons ATGACCAAGGAATTGGA CTTGAGGTCTATGATGGTTCTGCAGAATGACTGCCAGAGGTATTCCTACAACGCTAATGAAATTGACGCCTGGAAATCGTACACTGAGAACCCACTGCCTGCTGCAGCCAAAGCCAGAATGAAACTGAGCAGTGAGGACGATGGCGTGGCTGCACTGAGCTTCCTCTACGACCACTACAAG gcaCCCAAAGAACAGAAAATGCCTTTGTCCAGCCGAGTAGGCATGTACGAGTCAATCAAGAG GATGGGAGGCAACACACCCGATTTGATGACCCTTGAGAGCTCCCCTCACTTAATGAAATTTCTAGCCGAAAACATTTCCGCGTCTCCAGAGGTTTTGGACCACAACAAAAGGAACCAGCCGCACTCTGCCAGTAAACAGGACCCCCATCACGATGACTTCATGGCACCAACATCGGAGGTCTATGACAAGAATATACTGAGCTCCATCTTTGACTCAATAATACTACCTCCACAACAGAAATGGACAGCGGAGAGCACGTTTAAAGAAACAGAAATTGAG CTTCTGCCTTGTGAAGATTTGTACCATGAACCAACAGCTCCAGTTTACTCTGAACCATACACCCAAGCCACTGCTGGCAG TGACTTTGAATACTTGCTGGGCTCTCCCAAAACGTTACTGGGCAAATCTGGTGATGTTCCCATGGCCTATCTCAATAAGGGACAGTTCTACCCTATCACTCTGAGAGCTACTGGGGCAGATAAATGTCTGAACCTGTCTTCCACTAAAGTCAAG ACTGTTGTCATGGCAGTGTTTGAAAATGAGAAGAACGCGGAAACTCAACTCAAGTGCTGGAATCACTGGCACTCACGACAGCCCACCGCCAAGCAAAGGGTGATAGACATAG CGGATTACAAAGAAGCGTTCAGTACAGTTAGTAACATTGAAGAGGTGGCATTCAATGCTCTATCATTCATCTGGAAAACCAACGACGAAGCAAAG GTTTACATTGGGATCAACTGCCTCAGCACAGACTTCTCCTCACAGAAGGGGGTGAAGGGAATGCCCTTAAACCTCCAGATAGACACCTACGACTGCGGCACTGGAACAAACAGGCTCATTCACAGAGCGGCCTGTCAGATGAAAATCTTCTGCGACAAG GGGGCGGAGAGGAAGATGAGAGACGAGGAGCGCAAACAATCAAAAACGAAAGGAAAAGGCTCAGAGAACAGTG GTTCCAAGCAGTCAGTGGTTTCACCCAGTTGTTGTGAatacacatatttcaaacctCTGGATGACCTAGTCACACAACCAGTCCTTTTCATTCCAGAGATCCATTATTCAAATATGCAGAGATGTGGTCTG GTACTTCCTGCTGTTCCAGAAGACACTGACAACAG GGCAATGTTGAAAAGGAGTAGTTTGTCTTTCCAAGATCAATACAGTCCTCCTGCTAAACAGCCAAAGCAAGAAAATCCGCAAAGAG TTCTGCTGTACGTCCGGACAGACTCAGAGGAGGTCTTTGATGCCCTCATGCTGAACACTCCAGACCTACAAGGTTTAAAGGAAGCG ATTTCAGAAAAGTATGGACTGCCAGAAGATGCCATAAGAAAAATATACAAGAATTGTAAAAGAGG GATCTTTGTGAACATGGACGACAACATCATACAGCATTACAGCAACCACTCCGCGTTCCTCATGGAAATCACGGAAGTCATGGGAGGGTTTCACATCACGCTCAGGGAATTATAA
- the LOC117413122 gene encoding nuclear GTPase SLIP-GC-like isoform X1: protein MEQKTIRTVAFAFPQSSSHVQPGVYKCDAKKCDCCTTYIRSIKNFTSTTKKKTHQITDMLTCKTSDVIYVIQCARHECKKQYVGKTTSALKSRFSVHKRAIRYKQNTSVAEHFNNNNHCLDDVTIFPIEQICDKKALGEREMFWIRELGTEYPGGLNLDVPMEEGKKRKHAGDFAPPNKKQKVYYEAEESMNHCYEMEEEARNIISQVCEKLQNVRYSDMKDREDVEFLNKLIKETSNLKDKNLKNKIYIGVFGKTGAGKSSLINALVNERDLLPASTSGACTACFIEVQAHDKAMYKAEIDFITKEDWKQELLCLVENCQKNAEDGEYEDEDSEDDEYEMAKAKIKAVYGEIGLTQTYDELQRSAVDIPNTHKKTVTSYSACDLSSQISGYIRSDTESQQYWPLVKKVTVYVPGSSVLLDRIVLVDLPGAGDANKCRDQMWKEYLGKCSSVWIVNDITRAISDKTAMEIQNTTIRNVAGGGECHNITYICTKSDNIDPHHLKRQYNLTDEELGITISNDKKVKNKCILFRNNKVKELVKKNFNEKVKKKLLGTDVNSTEFFKVFTVSSADFWNNEEKKEHILDRDETELPALKEHIKDLYVSHSQKAVKDYVSQVSGIVSFLHIPKENTSTQTEDLKDKLFSELKQKFETRLQDLAKFFDGVYTKMTNNLDEGVKNAEKQCLINALKVLKPKKTKYSGYHKTLKALCRCSGYYRSRDGKIVDLNYALVLPMYAAMDNSFVSCFRLNQNSRSSIKGAFDLLQNDLIIIDKRKHAAVELRLTYIKTELRILIADLETEVIARKKNIYNSITQSVQDTMDPAYKDGAVITGSELVTRIQSRLEEHVESYKLSMFREAKKRVMFQFKQLKDYVIHTLKKEMGMSMKLALTQFPTDVTFPDVEDELKKMKGICKALELDVFQD from the exons ATGGAGCAAAAGACGATCAGGACAGTAGCTTTTGCATTCCCTCAAAGCTCTTCACATGTTCAGCCAGGAGTATATAAATGTGATGCAAAAAAATGTGACTGTTGCACCACTTATATAAGGTCTATTAAAAATTTCACCAGCACCACAAAAAAGAAAACGCATCAGATCACAGATATGTTAACATGTAAAACATCAGACGTTATCTATGTTATACAATGTGCACGCCACGAATGTAAGAAGCAGTATGTTGGGAAGACCACATCGGCCTTGAAAAGCAGGTTCAGCGTCCACAAACGTGCCATcagatataaacagaatacatcAGTCGCTGAGCATTTCAACAACAACAATCATTGTTTGGATGACGTCACCATTTTTCCTATTGAGCAAATTTGTGATAAAAAAGCCCTGGGTGAGCGAGAGATGTTTTGGATCCGTGAGCTTGGCACAGAGTATCCTGGTGGGCTCAACCTGGATGTACCCATGGAGGAAG gaaaaaagagaaaacatgcaGGTGATTTTGCTCCTCCCAATAAAAAGCAAAAGGTGTACTATGAAGCTGAAGAATCTATGAACCATT GTTATGAAATGGAGGAAGAAGCCAGGAATATTATATCTCAAGTGTGTGAAAAACTTCAAAACGTGCGCTACAGTGATATGAAAGATAGGGAAGATGTGGAATTCCTGAATAAACTAAT aaaggaGACGTCGAATTTGAAAGacaaaaatctgaaaaacaaaatttaCATTGGAGTGTTTGGAAAGACAGGGGCTGGAAAGAGTTCCTTAATAAATGCACTTGTGAATGAAAGAGATCTTCTGCCTGCATCAACATCTGGTGCTTGTACTGCCTGCTTTATTGAAGTTCAGGCTCATGATAAGGCAATGTACAAAGCAGAGATTGATTTTATCACCAAAGAG GACTGGAAGCAAGAATTACTGTGTCTAGTGGAAAATTGTCAGAAAAATGCAGAAGATGGGGAGTACGAAGATGAGGATTCTGAAGATGATGAATATGAAATggcaaaagcaaaaataaaagcaGTTTATGGGGAAATAGGGTTAACGCAAACTTATGATGAACTGCAGCGATCAGCAGTAGATAtcccaaacacacacaagaaaacgGTGACTTCATATTCT GCGTGTGATCTTTCAAGTCAGATAAGTGGCTATATAAGGAGTGACACTGAATCACAACAGTACTGGCCCCTAGTGAAAAAGGTGACTGTGTATGTGCCAGGATCTTCGGTTCTTCTGGATCGGATAGTGCTGGTTGACCTCCCTGGAGCTGGAGATGCCAATAAGTGCAGAGATCAAATGTGGAAAGAG TACCTAGGCAAATGCTCGTCTGTGTGGATTGTTAACGATATCACCCGGGCAATCAGTGACAAGACAGCAATGGAAATCCAGAACACAACTATAAGAAATGTAGCTGGTGGTGGAGAGTGCCATAATATTACCTACATTTGCACCAAATCAGATAATATAGACCCACACCACTTGAAaag GCAATATAACCTGACAGATGAAGAACTTGGAATAACA ATCTCCAACGATAAGAAAGTAAAGAATAAGTGCATACTATTCAGAAATAACAAGGTTAAAGAACTTGTGAAGAAAAACTTCAATGAAAAAGTAAAG AAAAAGCTCCTTGGTACTGATGTGAACAGCACTGAGTTTTTTAAGGTATTCACAGTCAGTTCTGCAGACTTTTggaataatgaagaaaaaaaagaacatatccTCGATCGTGATGAAACTG AATTGCCAGCACTTAAAGAACATATCAAGGATCTATATGTCAGCCACTCTcagaaagcagtaaaagactACGTATCTCAAGTCTCTGGGATTGTTTCTTTTCTTCACATTCCAAAGGAAAACACAAGCACTCAg ACTGAAGACTTGAAGGATAAACTATTCTCAGAACTGAAACAGAAATTTGAGACTAGACTTCAAGATCTGGCCAAATTTTTCGACGGTGTTTACACAAAAATGACGAACAACTTGGATGAAGGTGTGAAGAACGCTGAGAAACAATGCCTCATAAATGCTCTCAAAGTCCTTAAGCCT aaaAAGACAAAATATAGTGGATACCATAAGACACTTAAGGCTTTATGTAGGTGTTCCGGATACTACAGATCCCGTGATGGTAAAATTGTAGATTTGAACTATGCTTTAGTCTTACCCATGTATGCTGCTATGGATAACAGTTTCGTCAGCTGTTTTCG GTTGAATCAAAACTCAAGGAGCTCAATTAAGGGAGCCTTTGATCTTCTTCAAAATGATTTGATTATAATTGACAAGAGAAAACATGCTGCCGTCGAGCTGCGTCTGACGTACATCAAAACAGag ctCAGAATACTAATAGCTGACTTGGAGACAGAAGTCAttgcaagaaagaaaaacatctaCAATTCTATTACCCAGTCTGTCCAGGATACCATGGACCCAGCTTATAAAG ATGGAGCAGTGATAACTGGAAGTGAATTAGTTACCAGAATTCAAAGCAGGCTTGAAGAACATGTAGAATCATATAAACTGTCCATGTTCAGGGAAGCAAAGAAAAGAGTGATGTTCCAGTTCAAGCAACTGAAG GACTATGTGATTCATACTTTGAAGAAAGAAATGGGCATGTCAATGAAACTGGCACTGACTCAGTTTCCCACAGATGTCACTTTCCCAG atGTTGAAGATGAACTCAAGAAGATGAAGGGAATTTGTAAAGCTTTGGAGCTAGACGTATTTCAAGATTAA
- the LOC117413122 gene encoding nuclear GTPase SLIP-GC-like isoform X2: MAKAKIKAVYGEIGLTQTYDELQRSAVDIPNTHKKTVTSYSACDLSSQISGYIRSDTESQQYWPLVKKVTVYVPGSSVLLDRIVLVDLPGAGDANKCRDQMWKEYLGKCSSVWIVNDITRAISDKTAMEIQNTTIRNVAGGGECHNITYICTKSDNIDPHHLKRQYNLTDEELGITISNDKKVKNKCILFRNNKVKELVKKNFNEKVKKKLLGTDVNSTEFFKVFTVSSADFWNNEEKKEHILDRDETELPALKEHIKDLYVSHSQKAVKDYVSQVSGIVSFLHIPKENTSTQTEDLKDKLFSELKQKFETRLQDLAKFFDGVYTKMTNNLDEGVKNAEKQCLINALKVLKPKKTKYSGYHKTLKALCRCSGYYRSRDGKIVDLNYALVLPMYAAMDNSFVSCFRLNQNSRSSIKGAFDLLQNDLIIIDKRKHAAVELRLTYIKTELRILIADLETEVIARKKNIYNSITQSVQDTMDPAYKDGAVITGSELVTRIQSRLEEHVESYKLSMFREAKKRVMFQFKQLKDYVIHTLKKEMGMSMKLALTQFPTDVTFPDVEDELKKMKGICKALELDVFQD, from the exons ATggcaaaagcaaaaataaaagcaGTTTATGGGGAAATAGGGTTAACGCAAACTTATGATGAACTGCAGCGATCAGCAGTAGATAtcccaaacacacacaagaaaacgGTGACTTCATATTCT GCGTGTGATCTTTCAAGTCAGATAAGTGGCTATATAAGGAGTGACACTGAATCACAACAGTACTGGCCCCTAGTGAAAAAGGTGACTGTGTATGTGCCAGGATCTTCGGTTCTTCTGGATCGGATAGTGCTGGTTGACCTCCCTGGAGCTGGAGATGCCAATAAGTGCAGAGATCAAATGTGGAAAGAG TACCTAGGCAAATGCTCGTCTGTGTGGATTGTTAACGATATCACCCGGGCAATCAGTGACAAGACAGCAATGGAAATCCAGAACACAACTATAAGAAATGTAGCTGGTGGTGGAGAGTGCCATAATATTACCTACATTTGCACCAAATCAGATAATATAGACCCACACCACTTGAAaag GCAATATAACCTGACAGATGAAGAACTTGGAATAACA ATCTCCAACGATAAGAAAGTAAAGAATAAGTGCATACTATTCAGAAATAACAAGGTTAAAGAACTTGTGAAGAAAAACTTCAATGAAAAAGTAAAG AAAAAGCTCCTTGGTACTGATGTGAACAGCACTGAGTTTTTTAAGGTATTCACAGTCAGTTCTGCAGACTTTTggaataatgaagaaaaaaaagaacatatccTCGATCGTGATGAAACTG AATTGCCAGCACTTAAAGAACATATCAAGGATCTATATGTCAGCCACTCTcagaaagcagtaaaagactACGTATCTCAAGTCTCTGGGATTGTTTCTTTTCTTCACATTCCAAAGGAAAACACAAGCACTCAg ACTGAAGACTTGAAGGATAAACTATTCTCAGAACTGAAACAGAAATTTGAGACTAGACTTCAAGATCTGGCCAAATTTTTCGACGGTGTTTACACAAAAATGACGAACAACTTGGATGAAGGTGTGAAGAACGCTGAGAAACAATGCCTCATAAATGCTCTCAAAGTCCTTAAGCCT aaaAAGACAAAATATAGTGGATACCATAAGACACTTAAGGCTTTATGTAGGTGTTCCGGATACTACAGATCCCGTGATGGTAAAATTGTAGATTTGAACTATGCTTTAGTCTTACCCATGTATGCTGCTATGGATAACAGTTTCGTCAGCTGTTTTCG GTTGAATCAAAACTCAAGGAGCTCAATTAAGGGAGCCTTTGATCTTCTTCAAAATGATTTGATTATAATTGACAAGAGAAAACATGCTGCCGTCGAGCTGCGTCTGACGTACATCAAAACAGag ctCAGAATACTAATAGCTGACTTGGAGACAGAAGTCAttgcaagaaagaaaaacatctaCAATTCTATTACCCAGTCTGTCCAGGATACCATGGACCCAGCTTATAAAG ATGGAGCAGTGATAACTGGAAGTGAATTAGTTACCAGAATTCAAAGCAGGCTTGAAGAACATGTAGAATCATATAAACTGTCCATGTTCAGGGAAGCAAAGAAAAGAGTGATGTTCCAGTTCAAGCAACTGAAG GACTATGTGATTCATACTTTGAAGAAAGAAATGGGCATGTCAATGAAACTGGCACTGACTCAGTTTCCCACAGATGTCACTTTCCCAG atGTTGAAGATGAACTCAAGAAGATGAAGGGAATTTGTAAAGCTTTGGAGCTAGACGTATTTCAAGATTAA
- the LOC117412995 gene encoding grainyhead-like protein 3 homolog isoform X1, whose amino-acid sequence MTKELDLRSMMVLQNDCQRYSYNANEIDAWKSYTENPLPAAAKARMKLSSEDDGVAALSFLYDHYKAPKEQKMPLSSRVGMYESIKRMGGNTPDLMTLESSPHLMKFLAENISASPEVLDHNKRNQPHSASKQDPHHDDFMAPTSEVYDKNILSSIFDSIILPPQQKWTAESTFKETEIELLPCEDLYHEPTAPVYSEPYTQATAGSSDFEYLLGSPKTLLGKSGDVPMAYLNKGQFYPITLRATGADKCLNLSSTKVKTVVMAVFENEKNAETQLKCWNHWHSRQPTAKQRVIDIADYKEAFSTVSNIEEVAFNALSFIWKTNDEAKVYIGINCLSTDFSSQKGVKGMPLNLQIDTYDCGTGTNRLIHRAACQMKIFCDKGAERKMRDEERKQSKTKGKGSENSGSKQSVVSPSCCEYTYFKPLDDLVTQPVLFIPEIHYSNMQRCGLVLPAVPEDTDNRAMLKRSSLSFQDQYSPPAKQPKQENPQRVLLYVRTDSEEVFDALMLNTPDLQGLKEAISEKYGLPEDAIRKIYKNCKRGIFVNMDDNIIQHYSNHSAFLMEITEVMGGFHITLREL is encoded by the exons ATGACCAAGGAATTGGA CTTGAGGTCTATGATGGTTCTGCAGAATGACTGCCAGAGGTATTCCTACAACGCTAATGAAATTGACGCCTGGAAATCGTACACTGAGAACCCACTGCCTGCTGCAGCCAAAGCCAGAATGAAACTGAGCAGTGAGGACGATGGCGTGGCTGCACTGAGCTTCCTCTACGACCACTACAAG gcaCCCAAAGAACAGAAAATGCCTTTGTCCAGCCGAGTAGGCATGTACGAGTCAATCAAGAG GATGGGAGGCAACACACCCGATTTGATGACCCTTGAGAGCTCCCCTCACTTAATGAAATTTCTAGCCGAAAACATTTCCGCGTCTCCAGAGGTTTTGGACCACAACAAAAGGAACCAGCCGCACTCTGCCAGTAAACAGGACCCCCATCACGATGACTTCATGGCACCAACATCGGAGGTCTATGACAAGAATATACTGAGCTCCATCTTTGACTCAATAATACTACCTCCACAACAGAAATGGACAGCGGAGAGCACGTTTAAAGAAACAGAAATTGAG CTTCTGCCTTGTGAAGATTTGTACCATGAACCAACAGCTCCAGTTTACTCTGAACCATACACCCAAGCCACTGCTGGCAG CAGTGACTTTGAATACTTGCTGGGCTCTCCCAAAACGTTACTGGGCAAATCTGGTGATGTTCCCATGGCCTATCTCAATAAGGGACAGTTCTACCCTATCACTCTGAGAGCTACTGGGGCAGATAAATGTCTGAACCTGTCTTCCACTAAAGTCAAG ACTGTTGTCATGGCAGTGTTTGAAAATGAGAAGAACGCGGAAACTCAACTCAAGTGCTGGAATCACTGGCACTCACGACAGCCCACCGCCAAGCAAAGGGTGATAGACATAG CGGATTACAAAGAAGCGTTCAGTACAGTTAGTAACATTGAAGAGGTGGCATTCAATGCTCTATCATTCATCTGGAAAACCAACGACGAAGCAAAG GTTTACATTGGGATCAACTGCCTCAGCACAGACTTCTCCTCACAGAAGGGGGTGAAGGGAATGCCCTTAAACCTCCAGATAGACACCTACGACTGCGGCACTGGAACAAACAGGCTCATTCACAGAGCGGCCTGTCAGATGAAAATCTTCTGCGACAAG GGGGCGGAGAGGAAGATGAGAGACGAGGAGCGCAAACAATCAAAAACGAAAGGAAAAGGCTCAGAGAACAGTG GTTCCAAGCAGTCAGTGGTTTCACCCAGTTGTTGTGAatacacatatttcaaacctCTGGATGACCTAGTCACACAACCAGTCCTTTTCATTCCAGAGATCCATTATTCAAATATGCAGAGATGTGGTCTG GTACTTCCTGCTGTTCCAGAAGACACTGACAACAG GGCAATGTTGAAAAGGAGTAGTTTGTCTTTCCAAGATCAATACAGTCCTCCTGCTAAACAGCCAAAGCAAGAAAATCCGCAAAGAG TTCTGCTGTACGTCCGGACAGACTCAGAGGAGGTCTTTGATGCCCTCATGCTGAACACTCCAGACCTACAAGGTTTAAAGGAAGCG ATTTCAGAAAAGTATGGACTGCCAGAAGATGCCATAAGAAAAATATACAAGAATTGTAAAAGAGG GATCTTTGTGAACATGGACGACAACATCATACAGCATTACAGCAACCACTCCGCGTTCCTCATGGAAATCACGGAAGTCATGGGAGGGTTTCACATCACGCTCAGGGAATTATAA